The following coding sequences lie in one Sedimentibacter sp. MB35-C1 genomic window:
- a CDS encoding adenine phosphoribosyltransferase produces MDLKEKIRVIEGFPSEGISFKDITTLLKDADALKECINKMAEKFKDIDVDIIVGPESRGFIFATPLAYLLGTGFVPVRKQGKLPAETVSYEYSLEYGKDKLEIHKDSIKKGQKVLIVDDLLATGGTMYAAAKLVEKLGGEVAGLGFLIELEDLNGREKLKGYNVESLVKYS; encoded by the coding sequence ATGGACTTAAAAGAAAAGATTCGTGTAATAGAAGGGTTTCCGTCAGAGGGAATAAGTTTTAAAGACATAACGACACTTCTGAAGGATGCGGATGCTTTAAAGGAATGCATAAACAAAATGGCTGAAAAATTCAAGGACATAGATGTTGATATAATAGTTGGACCTGAATCAAGAGGCTTCATATTCGCAACTCCTCTTGCTTATTTGCTGGGAACAGGATTTGTTCCTGTAAGAAAGCAGGGAAAACTTCCTGCTGAAACAGTAAGTTACGAATATTCCCTTGAATATGGAAAAGATAAACTGGAAATACATAAGGACTCAATCAAGAAAGGGCAAAAAGTATTAATTGTGGATGATTTACTTGCTACCGGTGGAACGATGTACGCTGCTGCAAAACTGGTTGAAAAACTGGGAGGCGAAGTAGCAGGACTTGGATTTTTAATTGAGCTGGAAGATTTAAACGGAAGAGAAAAACTAAAAGGGTACAATGTTGAATCATTAGTAAAATACAGCTAA